The Gammaproteobacteria bacterium DNA segment TTCGATCGTGTTGTCCGGTTCCTGCGAATTGACGTAGTGGCGGAAGCGCTTGAGCGTGGCCGGGTCGTTGATCGCCTGCTTCCACTCGCAGGCGTAGGTCGTGACCAGATGCTGCATGTCGGCTTCGAGTTCGGCGGCGATGCCGAGGCCGTCCTCGCAGACCACCTGCCTGACGTAGTCCAGCCCGCCTTCGATGTTCTCCATCCACACTGCGGTGCGCTGCAGGCGATCGGCGGTGCGGATGTAGAACATCAGGTAGCGATCGATGTACTTGAGCAGCGTGGCGTCGTCGATGTCAGTGGCCAGCAGTTCGGCGTGGCGCGGCTTCATGCCGCCGTTGCCGCCGACGAACAGGTTCCAGCCCTTTTCGGTGGCGATCACGCCCACGTCCTTGCTCTGCGCCTCCGCGCATTCGCGCGTGCAGCCGGACACCGCGAGCTTGATCTTGTGCGGGCTGCGGATGCCGCGATAGCGCTCCTCGATTTTGATCGCCATGCTCACCGAATCCTGCACGCCGTAGCGGCACCAAGTGCTGCCGACACAGGATTTGACGGTGCGCATGGCTTTGCCATAAGCGTGTCCGGATTCGAAGCCGGCCTCGACCAGGTCCTTCCAGATCAGGGGCAGTTGCTCCACGCGCGCGCCGAACAGGTCGATGCGCTGGCCGCCGGTGATCTTGGTGTACAGGCCGAAACGCTGCGCCACGCGGCCCAGCACGATCAGCTTGTCCGGGGTGATTTCGCCGCCCGGCACGCGCGGCACCACCGAGTAGGTACCGTCCTTCTGCATGTTCGCCAGGTAGTAGTCGTTGGTGTCCTGCAGGCTGGCGAGCTTGGGCTTGAGAATGTGCTCGTTCCAGGTAGACGCCAGAATGCTGGCGACGGCCGGCTTGCAGATGTCGCAACCGCGTCCCTGGCCGTGCTTGACGAGCACGTCGTTGAAAGTCTTGAGCTCGCCCAGCTTGATCAGGTGGAACAGCTCCTGACGCGAGTAGGCGAAGTGCTCGCAGAGATGATTGTTGACGGTGACGCCGCGGCGCTTGAGTTCCGAATCCAGCACCTGCTTGAGCAGGGGTGCGCAGCCACCGCAGGAGGTTGCCGCCTTGGTGCCTTTCTTGAGTGCGGCGATGGTGGTGGAACCGGCGTCGACGGCGGCACACAGCGCGCCCTTGGACACGGCGTTGCAGGAGCAGATCAGCGCACTGTCCGGCAGCATGTCCACGCCCAGGCCGGGCTTGCCGCCACTGCGCGCCGGCAGGATCAGATCCTCGGGATGCTCCGGCAGATCGATGCCGTTGAGCGCGAGTTGCAGCAGATTGCCGTAGTCCTCGGCATCGCCGACCAGCACCGCGCCGAGCAGCCGCTTCCTGTCCGCCGACACCACCAGTTTCTTGTAGCTGCCGGCGGCTTCGTCGGTGAATACGTAGTTGAGCGCACCGGGCGTCGCGCCGTGGGCGTCGCCGATCGAGGCCACGTCCACGCCCAGCAGTTTGAGCTTGGTGCTCATATCGGCGCCGGCGAATTCCACCGGTCGCGCCAGGGCGCCGTCGTCACGCGCGGCGGCCGCCTGGGCATCGAGTTCAATTTCGGTGTCCGGTGACTCGTAGGCGATCCAGCGTGCGGCGATATCCGCCATCTGGTAGCCGGGCGCGACCAGGCCGAACACGCGGTTGCTCCAACTCGCGCACTCGCCGATCGCGAAGATCGACGAGTCCGAGGTGCGGCAGGCGCCGTCGACGACGATGCCGCCACGCGCACCGACTTCGAGCCCGCATTCGCGCGCCAGTTCGTCACGTGGGCGGATGCCGGCCGAAAACACGATGAGGTCGGTCTCCAGATGCGAGCCGTCCGCAAAGTTCATGCGGTGCCGCGCATGCTCGCCATCCACGATTTCGCGCGTGTTCTTCTGCGTGTGCACGCCCACGCCCAGGGCTTCGATCTTGCCGCGCAGCATGGCGCCGCCGCTGTCGTCCACCTGCACCGCCATCAGGCGCGGCGCGAATTCGACTACATGCGTCTGCAGTCCCAGATCCTTGAGCGCCTTGGCCGCTTCCAGGCCGAGCAGTCCGCCGCCGACCACGGTGCCGATGTTTGACTGCGCGCCACCGGCCTTGATCGATTCCAGATCGTCGAGGGTGCGATAGACATAGCAATGCTCACGGTCGCGCCCCGTTACGGGCGGCACGAAGGGATAGCTTCCGGTCGCCAGCACCAGTACGTCGTACGGGAGCACGTCACCCTTGGAACTGGTGACGGTCTTGGCCTGGCGGTCGATCGCGACCGCACGGGCGCTGAGCTGCAGCACGTAGCCGGTGCGTTCGAAGAACTGTTCCGGCACCAGGCACAGCGCTTCGGCCGTGGTGCCGCTGAAGAACGAGGACAGCTGCACACGGTCGTAGGCCGGCCGCGCTTCCTCGCACAGCACCGTTACGCTGGCCTTGAGCTTCAGCGGTTCCAGCGATTCGAGAAATTTTTGTCCGACCATGCCGTGGCCGACCATCACAATCTTGAGACTCATCTGCTTGACCTCCATCGGTCCGATTCGCGGCGCGCCGGGATCGCCGGGCGCCGACGGTTCAACCGTTGGCGACTTTCTTGGGGCGCATCCGGAAGATGCGGCTACGGGGTTCCTCGACGTGCGCGGCGCTGGCCGCGGCCGGCGGCGGTGCTGCGTCCTTGGCCACGGTGGCGCTGACGTCGACGACCGCCGGTTCGTCATCGGCAGGCTCGTCCGGCGGCGCCTCGTCCGGCGCCTGCGCGGGTGCGCTGGCCGCGCCGTGGCCGTCATGCAGGAAGTGCAGGATTT contains these protein-coding regions:
- the nirB gene encoding nitrite reductase large subunit NirB, giving the protein MSLKIVMVGHGMVGQKFLESLEPLKLKASVTVLCEEARPAYDRVQLSSFFSGTTAEALCLVPEQFFERTGYVLQLSARAVAIDRQAKTVTSSKGDVLPYDVLVLATGSYPFVPPVTGRDREHCYVYRTLDDLESIKAGGAQSNIGTVVGGGLLGLEAAKALKDLGLQTHVVEFAPRLMAVQVDDSGGAMLRGKIEALGVGVHTQKNTREIVDGEHARHRMNFADGSHLETDLIVFSAGIRPRDELARECGLEVGARGGIVVDGACRTSDSSIFAIGECASWSNRVFGLVAPGYQMADIAARWIAYESPDTEIELDAQAAAARDDGALARPVEFAGADMSTKLKLLGVDVASIGDAHGATPGALNYVFTDEAAGSYKKLVVSADRKRLLGAVLVGDAEDYGNLLQLALNGIDLPEHPEDLILPARSGGKPGLGVDMLPDSALICSCNAVSKGALCAAVDAGSTTIAALKKGTKAATSCGGCAPLLKQVLDSELKRRGVTVNNHLCEHFAYSRQELFHLIKLGELKTFNDVLVKHGQGRGCDICKPAVASILASTWNEHILKPKLASLQDTNDYYLANMQKDGTYSVVPRVPGGEITPDKLIVLGRVAQRFGLYTKITGGQRIDLFGARVEQLPLIWKDLVEAGFESGHAYGKAMRTVKSCVGSTWCRYGVQDSVSMAIKIEERYRGIRSPHKIKLAVSGCTRECAEAQSKDVGVIATEKGWNLFVGGNGGMKPRHAELLATDIDDATLLKYIDRYLMFYIRTADRLQRTAVWMENIEGGLDYVRQVVCEDGLGIAAELEADMQHLVTTYACEWKQAINDPATLKRFRHYVNSQEPDNTIELVDERGQVRPARPDERKPAVEAEATS